From the Thermococcus guaymasensis DSM 11113 genome, one window contains:
- a CDS encoding translin family protein has protein sequence MRIEDIIERIRKKLDEIDGAREEALQMTREIVRLSGDAVKALHRGEVDKARERLKVARSLVEELRNLLSPYPMLYYSGYVQSAHQEFVEANLLLAYLTEEELPSPWDLGVPEADYLLGLGDFIGELRRHFLHLLLRGEIDKAEEVYRFMEKLYGELMTLEYPKGVVNVRAKQDQARYVLERTLEDLTRAKLNKSLEEKLEAAMGDG, from the coding sequence ATGAGGATAGAGGACATAATTGAGAGAATCCGAAAGAAGCTTGACGAAATAGACGGGGCAAGGGAAGAGGCCCTCCAAATGACGCGAGAAATCGTAAGGCTGAGCGGCGATGCCGTCAAGGCCCTCCACAGGGGAGAAGTTGATAAAGCCAGGGAACGGCTGAAAGTTGCAAGAAGCTTAGTCGAGGAGCTCAGGAACCTCTTGTCTCCTTACCCCATGCTCTACTACTCCGGCTACGTGCAGAGTGCCCACCAGGAGTTCGTCGAGGCCAATCTTTTACTAGCGTACCTGACGGAGGAGGAGCTACCCTCCCCCTGGGATCTTGGAGTGCCTGAAGCTGACTACCTCCTCGGTCTCGGAGACTTCATAGGTGAGCTAAGACGGCACTTCCTTCACCTGCTACTCCGGGGAGAGATAGATAAAGCCGAGGAAGTGTACAGGTTCATGGAGAAGCTGTACGGCGAGCTTATGACGCTTGAATATCCCAAAGGCGTTGTGAACGTCAGGGCAAAGCAGGATCAGGCTAGATATGTGCTAGAAAGAACCCTCGAAGACCTGACGCGGGCTAAACTCAATAAGAGCCTTGAGGAAAAGCTGGAAGCGGCGATGGGGGATGGATGA
- a CDS encoding endonuclease V, whose amino-acid sequence MDEVLKKIAEVQLKLARKIREQPLALEDVATVGAVDVSYRGEKAKAAFVLCTFPECRILKQRIIETTVEFPYIPTFFFLRETKPALLVIGHERLDVLLVEGHGKAHPRGYGLASHIGLLLRVPTIGVAKRPLKGAPEGSWVKVGKAYVSVGHLVDLPSAVAIVKALNRNGYPLPLKLADELSKGKRDGQ is encoded by the coding sequence ATGGATGAGGTTCTAAAGAAAATCGCGGAGGTTCAGCTCAAGCTGGCACGGAAGATCAGAGAGCAACCTCTGGCCCTTGAAGATGTTGCAACGGTCGGAGCAGTGGACGTGTCGTATCGGGGAGAGAAAGCGAAGGCCGCCTTTGTCCTTTGCACTTTTCCAGAGTGCAGGATTTTAAAACAGCGGATTATAGAGACCACTGTAGAGTTCCCCTACATCCCCACGTTCTTTTTCCTGCGGGAGACAAAACCTGCTCTCTTGGTCATAGGGCACGAGAGACTGGACGTTCTGCTGGTTGAAGGGCACGGGAAGGCTCATCCAAGGGGATACGGGCTTGCCTCTCACATTGGCTTACTCCTCCGGGTGCCCACGATTGGAGTCGCAAAAAGGCCCCTCAAGGGAGCTCCCGAAGGCTCGTGGGTGAAAGTTGGCAAAGCCTACGTAAGTGTCGGACACCTGGTTGACCTTCCATCTGCGGTTGCTATAGTTAAGGCTTTAAACCGGAACGGCTATCCCTTACCGCTCAAGCTGGCGGACGAACTCTCCAAGGGGAAGAGAGATGGGCAGTGA